From Mus musculus strain C57BL/6J chromosome 17, GRCm38.p6 C57BL/6J, the proteins below share one genomic window:
- the Mcfd2 gene encoding multiple coagulation factor deficiency protein 2 homolog isoform X1, translating to MGSRYPPGSMATLQLLRAPLLCVLLWVFCAPGARAHDHGADVHHGSVGLDKSTVHDQEHIMEHLEGVIDQPEAEMSPQELQLHYFKMHDYDGNSLLDGLELSIAITHVHKEEGSEQAPVMSEDELVSIIDGVLRDDDKNNDGYIDYAEFAKSLQ from the exons ATGGGAAGCAG GTACCCACCCGGAAGCATGGCAACCCTACAGCTGCTCAGAGCTCCCTTGCTGTGTGTCCTGCTTTGGGTCTTTTGTGCTCCAGGTGCCAGAGCCCATGACCACGGGGCTGATGTCCATCATGGCAGCGTGGGCCTGGATAAGAGCACAGTGCACGACCAAGA GCACATCATGGAACATCTGGAAGGTGTCATCGACCAGCCAGAGGCGGAGATGTCCCCACAGGAACTGCAGCTCCATTACTTCAAAATGCATGATTACGACGGCAACAGTTTGCTTGACGGCCTAGAGCTCTCCATAGCCATCACTCACGTGCACAAGGAG GAGGGGAGTGAGCAGGCGCCAGTCATGAGCGAGGATGAGCTCGTCAGCATCATAGATGGTGTCCTGAGGGACGATGACAAGAACAACGACGGCTACATCGACTACGCTGAGTTTGCAAAGTCACTGCAGTAG
- the Mcfd2 gene encoding multiple coagulation factor deficiency protein 2 homolog isoform X2: MATLQLLRAPLLCVLLWVFCAPGARAHDHGADVHHGSVGLDKSTVHDQEHIMEHLEGVIDQPEAEMSPQELQLHYFKMHDYDGNSLLDGLELSIAITHVHKEEGSEQAPVMSEDELVSIIDGVLRDDDKNNDGYIDYAEFAKSLQ; this comes from the exons ATGGCAACCCTACAGCTGCTCAGAGCTCCCTTGCTGTGTGTCCTGCTTTGGGTCTTTTGTGCTCCAGGTGCCAGAGCCCATGACCACGGGGCTGATGTCCATCATGGCAGCGTGGGCCTGGATAAGAGCACAGTGCACGACCAAGA GCACATCATGGAACATCTGGAAGGTGTCATCGACCAGCCAGAGGCGGAGATGTCCCCACAGGAACTGCAGCTCCATTACTTCAAAATGCATGATTACGACGGCAACAGTTTGCTTGACGGCCTAGAGCTCTCCATAGCCATCACTCACGTGCACAAGGAG GAGGGGAGTGAGCAGGCGCCAGTCATGAGCGAGGATGAGCTCGTCAGCATCATAGATGGTGTCCTGAGGGACGATGACAAGAACAACGACGGCTACATCGACTACGCTGAGTTTGCAAAGTCACTGCAGTAG